A region from the Pseudomonas cucumis genome encodes:
- a CDS encoding methyl-accepting chemotaxis protein: protein MQSMTLGLRELIGGISDGVTQIASAAEELSAVTEQTSAGVNSQKVETDQVATAMHEMTATVQEVARNAEEASEAAVAADQQAREGDRVVGEAIAQIERLATEVGNSTAAMGDLKRESDKIGSVLDVIKSVAQQTNLLALNAAIEAARAGEAGRGFAVVADEVRSLAQRTQKSTEEIEELIVGLQTGTQQVATIMDNSRSLTDSSVELTRRAGSSLESITRTVSAIQSMNQQIAAAAEQQSAVAEEINRSVLNVRDVSEQTSAASEETAASSVELARLGTHLQMLVGRFKV, encoded by the coding sequence ATGCAGAGCATGACCCTGGGCCTGCGGGAACTGATCGGTGGCATCAGCGATGGCGTGACCCAAATCGCCAGCGCCGCTGAAGAGCTGTCGGCCGTCACCGAACAAACCAGCGCCGGGGTCAACAGCCAGAAGGTCGAGACCGATCAGGTGGCCACCGCCATGCACGAAATGACCGCCACTGTGCAGGAAGTCGCGCGTAACGCCGAGGAAGCGTCCGAAGCTGCCGTCGCCGCCGACCAGCAGGCCCGCGAGGGTGACCGCGTGGTTGGCGAAGCCATCGCCCAGATCGAACGCCTGGCTACCGAAGTCGGCAACTCCACCGCCGCCATGGGCGATCTGAAGCGCGAAAGCGACAAAATCGGCAGCGTGCTCGACGTGATCAAGTCCGTGGCCCAGCAAACCAACCTGCTGGCGCTCAACGCCGCCATCGAAGCCGCCCGCGCCGGTGAAGCCGGGCGCGGTTTTGCCGTGGTCGCTGATGAAGTCCGCAGCCTGGCCCAGCGCACTCAGAAGTCCACCGAAGAAATCGAAGAGCTGATCGTCGGTCTGCAGACCGGCACTCAGCAAGTCGCGACCATCATGGACAACAGCCGCAGCCTGACCGACAGCAGCGTCGAACTGACTCGCCGCGCCGGTAGCTCGCTGGAAAGCATCACCCGCACCGTGTCGGCAATCCAGTCGATGAACCAGCAGATCGCCGCCGCTGCCGAGCAACAGAGCGCGGTGGCTGAAGAGATCAACCGTAGCGTGCTGAACGTGCGCGATGTGTCCGAGCAGACTTCGGCCGCCAGTGAAGAGACCGCGGCTTCCAGCGTTGAGTTGGCGCGGTTGGGGACGCATTTGCAGATGCTGGTGGGGCGGTTCAAGGTTTGA
- the mdoH gene encoding glucans biosynthesis glucosyltransferase MdoH — translation MSNSQVQPQTLAEYLAHLPMSDEQRAELAGCKSFSELHERLSSSTFDAPAEAAQASVGRRLTLNSAEELADAEMLVLDASGRVCLKATPPIRRTKVVPEPWRTNILVRGWRRLTGRTNPPAPPKDENVLPAARWRTVGSIRRYILLVLMLGQTIVAGWYMKGIMPYQGWSFVDLEEVLHQPLTQTATQVLPYALQTSILIMFGILFCWVSAGFWTALMGFLELITGRDKYRISGASAGNEPIAKDARTALVMPICNEDVPRVFAGLRATFESVAASGNLDRFDFFVLSDSNDADICVAEQQAWLDVCREGKGFGKIFYRRRRRRVKRKSGNLDDFCRRWGGDYKYMVVLDADSVMSGECLSSLVRLMEATPDAGIIQTAPRASGMDTLYARMQQFATRVYGPLFTAGLHFWQLGESHYWGHNAIIRMKPFIEHCALAPLPGKGAFAGAILSHDFVEAALMRRAGWGVWIAYDLPGSYEELPPNLLDELKRDRRWCHGNLMNFRLFLVKGMHPVHRAVFLTGVMSYLSAPLWFLFLVLSTALLAVNTLMEPQYFLEPRQLYPLWPQWQPDKAIALFSTTIVLLFLPKLLSIILIWAKGAKEFGGKFKVTLSMLLEMLFSMLLAPVRMIFHTRFVLAAFLGWAATWNSPQRDDDSTPWSEAVKRHGPQTLLGFFWALLVIWLNPSFLWWLVPIVGSLMLSIPVSVISSRVGLGLKSRDESLFLIPEEYAPPQELLSTDQYTHENRWHALNDGFVRSVVDPQQNALACALATSRHRQAEPIEWLRIERVRHAMKVGPAGLTNDERVALLSDPVALGRLHEQVWNEGHAEWLQAWRTSVDADPHAPLLPLKPVSVQPQLA, via the coding sequence CGGCCGAGGCTGCTCAAGCCTCGGTCGGCCGGCGCCTGACCCTGAACTCCGCCGAAGAACTGGCGGATGCGGAAATGCTGGTGCTCGATGCCAGTGGTCGGGTTTGCCTGAAGGCAACCCCGCCGATCCGTCGGACCAAAGTCGTGCCTGAGCCGTGGCGCACCAACATTCTGGTGCGTGGCTGGCGTCGGCTGACCGGTCGCACCAATCCGCCGGCTCCGCCAAAGGATGAGAACGTGCTGCCGGCGGCTCGCTGGCGCACCGTCGGTTCGATCCGACGCTACATTCTGCTGGTGCTGATGCTCGGTCAGACGATCGTCGCCGGCTGGTACATGAAAGGCATCATGCCGTACCAGGGCTGGTCGTTCGTCGATCTTGAAGAGGTCCTGCATCAACCGCTGACCCAAACCGCCACGCAAGTGCTGCCATATGCCTTGCAAACCAGCATTCTGATTATGTTCGGGATTCTGTTCTGCTGGGTCTCGGCCGGTTTCTGGACCGCGCTGATGGGCTTCCTCGAGTTGATCACCGGCCGTGACAAGTACCGCATTTCCGGCGCCAGCGCCGGCAACGAGCCGATCGCCAAGGACGCACGCACCGCACTGGTGATGCCGATCTGTAACGAAGACGTGCCGCGGGTGTTCGCCGGTTTGCGGGCGACCTTCGAATCGGTTGCGGCCTCGGGTAACCTGGATCGCTTCGACTTTTTCGTACTCAGCGACAGTAACGACGCCGACATCTGCGTTGCCGAGCAGCAGGCCTGGCTGGACGTCTGCCGTGAAGGCAAAGGTTTCGGCAAGATCTTCTATCGTCGCCGTCGCCGCCGCGTAAAACGTAAAAGCGGCAACCTCGACGACTTCTGCCGTCGTTGGGGCGGTGATTACAAGTACATGGTCGTGCTCGACGCCGACAGCGTGATGAGCGGCGAATGCCTGAGCAGTCTGGTGCGCCTGATGGAAGCCACGCCGGACGCCGGGATCATCCAGACCGCGCCGCGTGCGTCGGGCATGGACACCCTTTATGCGCGTATGCAGCAGTTCGCCACGCGTGTGTACGGTCCGCTGTTCACTGCCGGTCTGCACTTCTGGCAGTTGGGTGAATCCCACTACTGGGGTCACAACGCGATTATCCGCATGAAGCCGTTCATCGAGCACTGCGCCTTGGCGCCGTTGCCCGGTAAAGGCGCGTTTGCCGGTGCGATTCTGTCCCACGACTTCGTCGAAGCTGCGCTGATGCGCCGTGCCGGCTGGGGCGTATGGATTGCCTACGACTTGCCGGGCAGCTACGAAGAACTGCCACCGAACCTGCTGGACGAACTCAAGCGTGACCGTCGCTGGTGCCACGGCAACCTGATGAACTTCCGGCTGTTCCTCGTCAAGGGCATGCACCCGGTGCACCGTGCGGTGTTCCTGACCGGCGTGATGTCTTACCTGTCGGCGCCGTTGTGGTTCTTGTTCCTGGTGTTGTCGACGGCCTTGCTGGCGGTCAATACGTTGATGGAGCCGCAATACTTCCTGGAACCGCGTCAGCTCTATCCACTGTGGCCACAATGGCAGCCGGACAAGGCAATTGCGTTGTTCTCGACGACCATCGTGCTGCTGTTCCTGCCGAAATTGCTGAGCATCATTCTGATCTGGGCCAAGGGTGCGAAAGAGTTCGGTGGCAAGTTCAAGGTGACGCTGTCGATGCTGCTGGAGATGTTGTTCTCCATGCTGTTGGCGCCGGTGCGGATGATTTTCCACACCCGTTTCGTACTCGCCGCATTCCTCGGCTGGGCCGCGACCTGGAACTCGCCGCAACGTGACGACGACTCCACGCCATGGAGCGAAGCGGTCAAACGCCATGGTCCGCAAACCTTGCTGGGCTTCTTCTGGGCGCTGTTGGTGATCTGGCTGAACCCGAGCTTCCTGTGGTGGCTGGTGCCGATTGTCGGTTCGCTGATGCTGTCGATCCCGGTATCGGTGATCTCCAGCCGTGTCGGCCTGGGCCTCAAGTCCCGTGACGAAAGCCTGTTCCTGATTCCTGAGGAATATGCCCCGCCACAGGAATTGCTGTCGACCGATCAGTACACCCACGAAAACCGTTGGCATGCACTGAACGACGGCTTCGTCCGGTCGGTGGTCGATCCTCAGCAGAACGCTTTGGCATGCGCGCTGGCAACGTCTCGTCACCGTCAGGCCGAGCCGATCGAATGGCTGCGTATCGAGCGGGTTCGCCACGCGATGAAGGTCGGGCCTGCCGGGCTGACCAACGACGAGCGCGTGGCCCTGCTGAGTGATCCGGTGGCACTGGGTCGCTTGCATGAGCAGGTCTGGAACGAAGGCCACGCCGAGTGGCTACAAGCCTGGCGCACATCGGTGGATGCCGATCCCCATGCGCCGCTGTTGCCGCTCAAGCCTGTGAGCGTGCAGCCTCAGTTGGCCTGA
- a CDS encoding 16S rRNA (uracil(1498)-N(3))-methyltransferase — protein sequence MNLLLLEEADFIAADRVILRDRRLTHMQEVHRSVVGDSLRVGRIGGLMGSAELLRLDADEAELRVTLDQPPPAKLPLTLVLALPRPKMLRRVFQTVAAMGVPRIVLVNSYRVEKSFWQTPFLEPEAIREQLILGLEQARDSVLPEVVIEKRFKPFVEDRLPAITDGTLGLVGHPGNYPSCPRGLDEPVTLAIGPEGGWIPYEIDLLGKAGLQPVQLGERILRVETAVTALLSRLF from the coding sequence GTGAACCTGCTGCTCCTCGAAGAGGCCGACTTCATTGCGGCCGACCGGGTGATCCTGCGCGATCGCCGGTTGACTCATATGCAGGAAGTCCATCGCTCGGTGGTTGGCGACAGCCTGCGGGTCGGGCGTATCGGCGGCTTGATGGGCTCGGCCGAGCTGCTACGCCTGGACGCCGATGAAGCCGAGTTGCGCGTCACCCTCGACCAGCCGCCACCGGCCAAGCTGCCACTGACTTTGGTGCTGGCCCTGCCGCGACCGAAAATGCTCCGTCGGGTGTTTCAGACCGTGGCTGCCATGGGTGTGCCGCGAATCGTGCTGGTGAACAGCTATCGCGTCGAGAAGAGCTTCTGGCAAACCCCGTTCCTGGAGCCCGAGGCGATTCGCGAGCAGTTGATCCTGGGTCTTGAACAGGCCCGGGACAGTGTGCTGCCGGAAGTCGTCATCGAGAAGCGCTTCAAGCCCTTTGTCGAAGACCGTCTGCCGGCCATTACCGACGGCACCTTGGGCCTGGTCGGCCATCCCGGTAACTACCCGTCCTGCCCCCGCGGCCTGGACGAGCCGGTGACCCTGGCCATCGGCCCCGAAGGCGGCTGGATTCCCTACGAAATCGACTTACTGGGCAAGGCCGGCCTGCAACCGGTGCAACTCGGCGAGCGCATCCTGCGGGTCGAAACCGCCGTCACTGCGCTGCTCTCTCGTTTGTTTTAA